Below is a genomic region from Bacteroidales bacterium.
TGCATCTGTTTTATTGCAAAGCCTTTTTTAATGGAATCAAACCATAGAAACGATCATGCCATTATACTATTCGACGGAGTTTGTAACCTCTGCAATTGGTTCGTCCGGTTTGTTATCCGACACGATAAATCAGGGTATTTCAAATTTTTTGCAGTGAGCTCGGATGCTGCAAAAGATTTGCTTGCAGGTTTTGATGTCGGCAAGATGATTGGTGAAAACACCGACAGCGTGGTTTTACTTGAAGAGGAGAAAGTTTATATCAAATCTGATGCAGTGGGAAAAATTGTTGAAAAATTGAACCACTTCAGTTGGATATCAGTAATTTACAAATTATTTCCTGTTATTATGAAGGATTGGATTTACGATTTTGTTGCAAAAAGGCGTTACAGGTGGTTTGGGAAAAAAGAATCCTGCATGATACCCACACCCGAGATCATGGAACGTTTCATTGATTCCAAGTGAATCGTAAACAAAATTTATTTCATGTAAAAAATTGATTAACAATGAAAATACTAACAAAAAAGGTTTCAACACTGCAGCAAAATGCCAATGCCGTGATCTTATTGCATGACACCGCTCATCTCAAAACTGAGGTGCTGTCGGATGAAGAAATTGCCTACATCAGGGAACAGAGTGATACACATGAAATCAACCGGTTTACATTCAACCGGCTGTCGCACATAGTGCTGGTAAAAATTATCAAGGCTGAAAAGGAAGATTACCTGACACTGGAATCGTGTCGCAAAGCAGGGGATGAGGTACAGGCCGAACTGAATAAGATGAAGATCAAATCGGTATCTATTTTGAGCTATGGTGTTGAAGTGGCAGCAATTCTTGCTTTTGTGGAGGGTTGTGGTTTGGGCAGTTACCAGTTTCTGAAATATTTAAAGGAGAAAAATAAAAAGGCAAATACACTTGTCGGGATCAATTTGCTGCAAGACGGGATCGATGATTCAGACCTTAAACAGCTAAGGATATTGCTCGATGCTGTTTTTACAGCCCGCGACCTGGTGAACGAACCGGTGATTTACCTGACTGCAGTCCGGTTGTCGGAAGCCTTTGAGAAGATGGCTTCTGATGCCGGAATCAAAATCGAAGTTTTCAACAAAAAGAAAATCGAAAGCCTGAAAATGGGAGGTTTGCTTGCTGTGAACAAGGGCAGTATTGATCCTCCTACTTTTACCGTGATGGAGTGGAAGCCCGAAAATCATACCAATCAAAAACCGGTTATTTTGGTGGGTAAAGGGGTTGTTTATGACACCGGCGGCCTGAACCTCAAGACCGGATCCTTCATGGAGAACATGAAAATGGACATGGCCGGCGCCGCCATGATGGCTTCGGTGATTTATGCCGCCGCAAAGGCTGACCTGCCATTGCATATCATTGCCCTTATGCCGGCCACCGATAACCGTTTGAACGGAAATGCCTATGCCTCGGGAGATGTGATCACAATGTATGACGGCACTACCGTTGAGGTGATCAACACCGATGCTGAGGGTCGTCTGATACTGGCCGACGCGCTCAGTTATGCAAAGAAATTCGATCCGGAACTGGTAATCAATGCAGCAACCTTGACCGGCGCTGCTGTGCGTGCCATCGGTAAATACGGTGTTGTGGCCATGCACGCCAATGCCGGTAAGCAGATGGAAGCGCTCAAAGTTAGCGGAAACAAAACATACGAGCGCATTGCCGAGTTTCCTTTCTGGGAAGAGTACGGCGAACTATTGAAATCCGATATTGCCGATCTGAAAAACCTTGGTCCTGCCGAAGCCGGAATGATCACCGCCGGTAAATTTCTCGAAAAATTCACCGATTACCCATTTATTCATCTTGACATTGCCGGGCCGGCATTCCTCGAAAAGCGCGACAAATACAGGGGTGCAGGTGGTACAGGAATCGGTGTACGGTTATTGTTTGATTTTCTTCAATCCTTAAAAATTTGAATTTGATTGAACTTTTGTAATTGATATTGCAGATTTTTTCCGAATTTTGTTTCGGTTTTTATTTTCGCTGTTCATTAACCAAATAATAAAAATTGAAATGAAAAAATTCGTGAAAGCCTTTCTTTCGGTGGCTGTGGTTTTGCTATTCAATGCCATTACATTTGCCCAACCGATGAATGAAAACAATGCTTTGAAAGTAGCCCAAAACTTTCTGATGTATCACTCTTCCGACTTTCAACTTTCAAACATCGAAACCGTTTCCGATGATGAAGAGTCACTTGCATTTGTGGCGCATCTCACACCAACCGGCTTCATCCTGATTTCAAACAGTCGTTTGGTCACACCGGTAATTGCCTATTCTTTCGAAAGCAACTGGAATTTTGGAGGAGTAGAGGAGGAAATTTTTATAACGTTAATTTATGCTGATCTCAGAAACAGGCAATGTTTCCCTGACCTGTCAGCTTACAACATTCAAAAACTTGATCACCTTTGGTCTGCTTATTTATCCGGAACCTTAAACACGAACCGGTTTGAACAGTGGCCGCCCGAGGGAACTACACCCACCGGAGGCTGGCTGATGGCCAACTGGACGCAATCGGCGCCTTACAATGCCATGTGCCCGATTGACCCCAACACCCACCAGCGCGGTTTGGCCGGTTGTCCTGCAGTGGCAATGGCACAGATTGTCAATTGTATCATGGAAATTAATGGAACACGGTTGACCGACGCTGATGATTATTACCATAATTTTGGAGTAAACAATAAATACTGGATCGACAACGACTGGCAGGAACACGGATTCCCTTACTTCGACTCTCTCAATCTTTACCTTGACACGCTTGAATACAATTATGCAAACAATAAACCCATCAGCCAGGCACAAAAGGCGGCCATCAATTTTGCCTGCGGCACGGCATTGAAACAGGTATACAGCTCTTCTATTTCGGGAACTTACGGCATGTCGCAGGCAGGCGTGGCTTATCAGCGGTTTGGTTTTGAAGAGTCAAGGCTGGCGTTGTCTCCGGATACTACAGAAAACAGGAACCTTGCAGAAAACATGAAAAGCGGATGGCCGGCACACCTTGGTTTGGTTGATCCTGCTCAAACTGTTGGGCACAATGTGGTGGTTGACGGTTACAATACCGATGAGTTTTACCATTTTAACTTTGGATGGGGTGGCTCAGCCAACGGATGGTACACCATGCCACCCACATCCATCCCCTACAACCTCACTGTAATCGAGGGAATCGTTCTGGATATTTTCAAAGGGACTTCTGTCGGGGTAAATCATGATAAGCCTGCTGCAAATTTTGCCGAAGTTTTTTATCTCCCTGCAGAAAATATCGTTGCTATTAACTTTTCTGAACCAAAACATAACCAATTGGAAATTTGCTTTATCTCTGTTACGGGCCAGGTTCTGGATCGGGAGATCATTTTAACAAACGAGCAGCAGAAATATTACGAAATCAATCCACCAAAATTTAGTAATGGATTGGTCATCTGTATTTTATCAGATCTACACGGGTTATTGTTATCAAAAAAAATGATCATTTTAGATTAGGATCACAACCCTTTACATTAATATCTTGGATAGGAATCAAATCCTGCTTATAACTTCAGGCAACCTTTTCAATGCCTGCGTGTTTTAGTAAGTATGAACATTCAGATTTTAGCAAAGCCACGATTGTTTTTTATTCTCCTGGTCTTTCTCTTTTTTGGCGCCATGAACCTGAGGGGTCAGCAGGCGCATCCAATACTTTCTTATTTTACAGCCGTTAGGGTCAACAATACTGTTCAGATTAACTGGGCGATTTCAGGGGGTAATACCTGTAACGGCATACTGATCCAACGTTCGACAGATGGTATTTTCTTTGAGGTCATCGGCGAGATCGGCGGGGTATGTGGTTCACCTGATGTGGATGTTCCTTATGTTTTTACAGATGAAAATCCGGAGTCAAATCAAACCAATTATTACAGACTCGAACTGGGATCTCAGGGTTTTACAAATCCGGTTACCATCGAATATTTCCCACTGAATGTGGATGGTTTTAGTTTGATTTTGGATAAGAATGCAGGAATAGCTTATATCCACTTTGCCAATCCGGAGCAAAATCTTGCTACTTATCGCATTTATTCGATTGATGGTAGATTTCTTCGGGCAGGTGAAACGAATGATTCGGTGATAATTTTTGATTTTTCAGTTTTACCGGTGCAGCTTTTTGTTGCAAACATCACTATCTCAACTTCTGCCTTTTCGGTTAAAATCTCGAAATTTTAATTTTCAACTCGGCTGCATACCATCAATTTCAGCCGAATTCCGTTATCTTTGCAAAAAATCTGAAATAATGGAACAGCAACAAAATATTTCACCTGAACTTCCACAGGTTCGCATAGGATTTACCCATGGCGATGTGAACGGCATCGGCTATGAAATCATCATCAAAACACTTGCTGACGATCGAATGATGGAGATGATAACTCCAATCGTTTTCGGTCATTCAAAAGTGGCGTCCTATCATCGCAAAACGCTGCCGATCAAAGAATTCAAT
It encodes:
- a CDS encoding DUF393 domain-containing protein, translating into MESNHRNDHAIILFDGVCNLCNWFVRFVIRHDKSGYFKFFAVSSDAAKDLLAGFDVGKMIGENTDSVVLLEEEKVYIKSDAVGKIVEKLNHFSWISVIYKLFPVIMKDWIYDFVAKRRYRWFGKKESCMIPTPEIMERFIDSK
- a CDS encoding peptidase M17, which codes for MKILTKKVSTLQQNANAVILLHDTAHLKTEVLSDEEIAYIREQSDTHEINRFTFNRLSHIVLVKIIKAEKEDYLTLESCRKAGDEVQAELNKMKIKSVSILSYGVEVAAILAFVEGCGLGSYQFLKYLKEKNKKANTLVGINLLQDGIDDSDLKQLRILLDAVFTARDLVNEPVIYLTAVRLSEAFEKMASDAGIKIEVFNKKKIESLKMGGLLAVNKGSIDPPTFTVMEWKPENHTNQKPVILVGKGVVYDTGGLNLKTGSFMENMKMDMAGAAMMASVIYAAAKADLPLHIIALMPATDNRLNGNAYASGDVITMYDGTTVEVINTDAEGRLILADALSYAKKFDPELVINAATLTGAAVRAIGKYGVVAMHANAGKQMEALKVSGNKTYERIAEFPFWEEYGELLKSDIADLKNLGPAEAGMITAGKFLEKFTDYPFIHLDIAGPAFLEKRDKYRGAGGTGIGVRLLFDFLQSLKI
- a CDS encoding C10 family peptidase, whose translation is MKKFVKAFLSVAVVLLFNAITFAQPMNENNALKVAQNFLMYHSSDFQLSNIETVSDDEESLAFVAHLTPTGFILISNSRLVTPVIAYSFESNWNFGGVEEEIFITLIYADLRNRQCFPDLSAYNIQKLDHLWSAYLSGTLNTNRFEQWPPEGTTPTGGWLMANWTQSAPYNAMCPIDPNTHQRGLAGCPAVAMAQIVNCIMEINGTRLTDADDYYHNFGVNNKYWIDNDWQEHGFPYFDSLNLYLDTLEYNYANNKPISQAQKAAINFACGTALKQVYSSSISGTYGMSQAGVAYQRFGFEESRLALSPDTTENRNLAENMKSGWPAHLGLVDPAQTVGHNVVVDGYNTDEFYHFNFGWGGSANGWYTMPPTSIPYNLTVIEGIVLDIFKGTSVGVNHDKPAANFAEVFYLPAENIVAINFSEPKHNQLEICFISVTGQVLDREIILTNEQQKYYEINPPKFSNGLVICILSDLHGLLLSKKMIILD